The following nucleotide sequence is from Clupea harengus chromosome 17, Ch_v2.0.2, whole genome shotgun sequence.
TGTCCAGTTAAACTTTTGGAGGCATCATGTTTCAGAGCATGTTAGAGCAGAGTTAGACACACCCTTCCACTCCTGAGTCCCCTCCTCCACATCCCCTCCACAGGCTTAGCAcgaggagagaaaaacacacacttgttttcTCCGCTTTCCAGCACACCAGGTCCTCTCTGGATATCCACACTGCTAGCAGCATGGAGACTCACACCAGGTCCTCTCTAGATATCCAGACTGCTAGCAGCATGGAGACGACATGTTCCAACACCCCCTCCTACATGGCCTGGTCCATCTTCAACTGCCTCTTTTGTTGTTTACCGCTGGGGATCGCTGCCATCATCTACTCTTCAACGGTAAGccaaacagacagagggagttggtggcaaaaaaagcaaaagtaacagttggggggtgggggttggaacATGTACATGTTGTGTAGACTACTTTttgaactgtgttgtactgtgtaaGGTCCATGTACACTCAGGAGAGAAACAGCACCTCCTCGTGG
It contains:
- the LOC105903773 gene encoding interferon-induced transmembrane protein 1-like; amino-acid sequence: METHTRSSLDIQTASSMETTCSNTPSYMAWSIFNCLFCCLPLGIAAIIYSSTVNNANSAGDRTKAESASRTTMRLNLAALVCGIILIIVIILVSMNS